One window of the Bos indicus isolate NIAB-ARS_2022 breed Sahiwal x Tharparkar chromosome 15, NIAB-ARS_B.indTharparkar_mat_pri_1.0, whole genome shotgun sequence genome contains the following:
- the LOC139187260 gene encoding LOW QUALITY PROTEIN: olfactory receptor 9G19-like (The sequence of the model RefSeq protein was modified relative to this genomic sequence to represent the inferred CDS: inserted 2 bases in 1 codon), which yields MALIHNGAMETVVQVAGLTRLAYDGKAENEAEDVGVSLLVVLWGRPLEHSMQTAFLIVPEEAARNVQGGVACKNIASSRNSVLKSKERLFQKGMKKTQIQWMKKKYTVVKEFILLGFMTDPWLQRVLFYIFLIIYISSLLGNITLISLICADSRLHTPMYFFNGNLSFLDLWYASVYAPQILMTCISDDKCISFAGCLAQFFLSAGLADSECYLLAAMAYDRCVAISNPLLYSQAMSPNLCTSLVAAAYFSGFVNSTVITSETFTLSFCKNNVIDDFFCDLPPLVKLACDVKESYQAVLYFILASNVITPAVLILASYFFIIAALLKIRSTQGCLKAFSTCGFHLTAXTLYYVSILFIYSWPSTSYALEREKVVSVFYTVVIPLLNPLIYSLRNKDVKDALRKMLDRAKFL from the exons ATGGCCCTTATCCACAATGGGGCCATGGAGACAGTTGTTCAGGTTGCTGGATTAACCAGATTAGCATATGATGGCAAAGCAGAGAACGAAGCAGAGGATGTCGGGGTTAGTCTCCTTGTTGTCCTGTGGGGCAGGCCGTTAGAGCACTCTATGCAAACTGCCTTCCTTATTGTACCTGAGGAGGCTGCCAG AAACGTGCAAGGTGGAGTAGCTTGCAAAAATATTGCAAGCTCAAGGAACAGCGTGCTCAAATCCAAGGAGAGGCTTTTCCAG aaaggaatgaaaaaaactCAGATtcaatggatgaaaaaaaaatataccgTGGTGAAGGAGTTCATACTTTTAGGATTTATGACAGACCCATGGTTACAGAgagttcttttttatatcttcctCATCATATATATCAGCAGTCTTTTAGGGAACATCACCCTGATTTCTCTGATCTGTGCTGATTCTCGGctccacacacccatgtatttCTTCAATGGGAATCTTTCATTCCTGGATCTCTGGTATGCTTCCGTCTATGCCCCCCAAATCCTGATGACCTGCATCTCTGACGACAAGTGCATCTCTTTTGCTGGCTGCCTAGCTCAGTTCTTTTTATCTGCTGGACTGGCCGACAGCGAGTGTTACCTGTTGGCTGCCATGGCTTATGACCGCTGTGTGGCCATCTCTAACCCGTTACTTTACTCCCAGGCCATGTCCCCAAATTTATGTACCAGTCTTGTTGCGGCTGCCTACTTTAGTGGCTTTGTGAACTCAACTGTCATCACCAGTGAAACATTTACCTTGAGCTTCTGCAAGAACAACGTCATTGatgatttcttctgtgacctGCCCCCCCTTGTCAAGTTGGCCTGTGATGTGAAGGAAAGCTACCAAGCTGTGCTGTATTTCATACTTGCTTCCAACGTCATCACTCCTGCCGTGCTTATCCTTGCCTCCTATTTCTTCATCATTGCTGCCCTCTTGAAGATCCGCTCCACCCAAGGCTGCTTgaaggccttctccacctgtggcttTCACTTGACAGC CACCTTGTACTATGTATCAATTCTCTTCATTTACTCCTGGCCAAGTACCAGCtatgccctggagagggaaaaagtggTGTCTGTGTTCTACACAGTGGTGATTCCCTTGTTGAATCCCTTGATCTATAGCTTAAGAAATAAAGATGTTAAAGATGCCTTGAGGAAAATGTTAGATAGAGCAAAGTTTCTTTAG